The Shewanella japonica genome has a window encoding:
- a CDS encoding TonB-dependent siderophore receptor — protein sequence MKKHFLYSILIISNGAIAQDNITPTSENQDDIERIEVNRLWQPYRGNVPLIETPQAVDRINAETLQNEGITRFMDALDYSPSVVRQNNSGGMFDSFAIRGFSGDENNPTGYLVNGFNSRGYNGNRNTANIETIEVMKGPGSALYGQGEPGGTVNIITKKPQFVEQGYIQGTLGNYNTKQVEFDHTKGISDDVAYRINGFYEDSETFRDHVDVESLNLSPSLLWNISDATSLSYEMEILDQSKPLDRGVYVLDNDFDSVDTSAFYGDTRDGAHEVKALGHQLLLNHQFNNQWHLLTGLAYRDSSFKGQSSDTELSDGRQLIYTNPDLLSRQRRERDYQAQDFSARFEVSGDVTLGGVKNNLLIGLDYYNFQLDTDYRVWRTAWGSGDTTYAIDPNNPDYTMDQPETSPTTLTSEEQKGLGFYAQDLIELTDRAKLLLGFRVDKFNQHILNKIDNESQEQDQTEVSSRFGFVYELDNNINLYTSYAEGFRPNPGLDSDRNPFEPEQTKSFEVGLKWQDVADRFSGSLALYDASKTNMLTAEPDTGLSATLGEVESQGVEFQLTTALTADTSIELAYAYTDARTAKDLIDNDWGVPIPKGSRLINVAEHVGHVALRHYTDIMGKEAYFGATVNYVGDRLGETTDPDYILPAYTLVNLSAAVDLTSRFSLMIDVNNLFNEQYFESSYYKLWTMPGEPINFTASVKYQF from the coding sequence ACTTATCATTTCTAATGGTGCAATTGCACAAGATAATATAACCCCAACGTCAGAAAACCAAGATGACATTGAGCGTATTGAGGTGAACAGATTATGGCAGCCTTACCGAGGTAATGTGCCATTGATTGAAACGCCGCAAGCCGTAGATAGAATTAATGCAGAAACCTTACAAAACGAGGGAATTACTCGTTTTATGGATGCCTTAGATTACTCGCCTAGTGTGGTAAGACAAAATAATTCTGGCGGTATGTTTGATAGTTTTGCTATCCGTGGTTTCTCTGGCGACGAGAATAACCCAACGGGTTATTTAGTGAATGGCTTTAATTCACGTGGCTACAACGGTAATCGAAACACGGCTAACATCGAAACTATTGAAGTGATGAAAGGGCCAGGGTCAGCGTTATATGGTCAAGGTGAGCCAGGTGGTACTGTCAATATTATTACCAAAAAGCCTCAGTTTGTTGAGCAGGGCTATATTCAAGGTACTTTAGGTAATTACAATACCAAGCAAGTTGAGTTCGACCATACGAAAGGGATAAGCGATGATGTTGCTTACCGTATTAATGGTTTCTATGAAGATTCAGAGACATTCCGTGACCATGTTGATGTTGAAAGCTTAAACTTAAGCCCATCTTTATTGTGGAATATTTCTGATGCGACAAGCCTAAGCTACGAAATGGAAATCTTAGATCAAAGCAAACCATTAGATCGCGGCGTGTATGTACTAGATAACGACTTTGATTCTGTTGATACATCGGCTTTTTATGGCGACACGCGTGACGGCGCTCATGAAGTGAAAGCCTTAGGTCATCAGTTATTGTTAAACCATCAATTCAATAACCAGTGGCATTTATTAACGGGCTTAGCGTACAGAGATTCATCTTTTAAAGGCCAATCGTCTGATACAGAGCTATCTGACGGCCGACAGCTGATTTATACCAACCCAGACCTGTTATCAAGACAGCGACGAGAGCGAGATTATCAAGCGCAGGATTTTTCAGCTCGCTTTGAAGTTAGCGGCGACGTTACATTAGGCGGCGTTAAGAATAATCTATTAATCGGGTTAGATTACTATAATTTCCAACTTGATACTGATTACCGAGTGTGGAGAACGGCTTGGGGATCGGGTGATACGACTTATGCCATCGATCCGAATAATCCTGATTACACAATGGATCAACCTGAAACCTCACCAACTACATTGACCTCTGAAGAGCAAAAAGGCTTGGGCTTTTATGCACAAGATTTAATTGAGTTAACTGACAGAGCCAAACTGTTACTTGGCTTTAGGGTAGATAAATTTAACCAACATATTTTGAATAAGATTGATAACGAATCACAAGAACAAGATCAAACGGAAGTGTCTTCTCGTTTTGGCTTTGTCTATGAGTTAGATAACAATATCAACCTATATACAAGCTATGCAGAAGGTTTCAGACCCAATCCAGGTTTAGATTCAGACAGAAACCCATTTGAGCCAGAGCAAACCAAATCGTTTGAAGTGGGCCTTAAGTGGCAAGATGTGGCGGACAGGTTTTCAGGTAGCTTAGCACTGTATGATGCGAGTAAAACCAACATGCTAACAGCTGAGCCAGACACTGGTTTATCTGCAACGCTAGGTGAAGTAGAAAGTCAGGGCGTTGAGTTTCAATTAACCACGGCACTCACCGCCGATACCAGCATTGAACTCGCCTATGCTTATACGGATGCAAGAACTGCCAAAGACTTAATTGATAACGATTGGGGCGTGCCTATTCCTAAAGGTTCTCGCTTAATTAACGTTGCAGAGCATGTCGGTCACGTTGCATTAAGACATTACACAGACATCATGGGTAAAGAAGCTTACTTTGGTGCGACGGTAAACTATGTTGGCGATCGTTTGGGTGAGACCACTGATCCAGACTACATTTTGCCTGCATACACATTAGTGAACTTGTCAGCAGCAGTCGATCTAACGAGCCGATTTAGTCTAATGATCGATGTGAACAACTTATTTAATGAGCAGTATTTTGAAAGCTCGTATTATAAGTTGTGGACTATGCCAGGTGAGCCGATTAACTTTACGGCGAGTGTCAAATACCAGTTCTAA
- a CDS encoding sensor histidine kinase has protein sequence MFTVLIYFFYQRRKLAILKANLYQDALNQKNQILADVSHELRTPLTALKLQVDALKYQLVDDVDLSYQKLGTKIDDLNHLISDIYELALSDVNGLSFEASQVDFVPILMNWGEEFEHYASAKGFEWHLAINANTALVNIDTDRIKQVLSNLLTNSIKYTDAPGQISLSLAVNSNNLILVLKDSSPGVPDEELEKIFERLYRVEKSRNRRTGGSGLGLSISQNIIEAHEGTIFASKSDLGGLAVTIRIPLCQQ, from the coding sequence TTGTTTACGGTTCTGATTTACTTTTTCTATCAACGCCGTAAATTGGCAATATTAAAAGCCAATCTTTACCAAGATGCCTTAAATCAAAAAAATCAGATTCTAGCGGATGTTTCTCACGAGCTGCGTACCCCGTTAACCGCACTCAAATTACAGGTAGATGCACTAAAATATCAACTGGTTGATGATGTTGACTTAAGTTATCAAAAACTCGGTACTAAAATCGATGATTTAAACCACCTGATCAGCGATATATACGAGCTCGCCTTGTCTGATGTCAATGGTTTATCGTTTGAAGCAAGCCAAGTCGACTTTGTCCCTATCTTAATGAACTGGGGCGAAGAATTTGAACACTACGCTAGCGCCAAAGGTTTTGAGTGGCATCTGGCTATTAACGCCAATACAGCGCTGGTGAATATCGACACAGACCGCATCAAACAAGTGCTATCTAACTTGCTCACTAACAGCATTAAATACACGGATGCACCCGGTCAAATTTCATTGAGTCTAGCGGTTAATTCAAACAACTTAATACTAGTATTAAAAGACAGTTCTCCTGGCGTACCAGATGAAGAACTCGAAAAGATATTTGAACGACTCTACCGAGTGGAGAAGTCTCGCAATAGACGCACAGGCGGCTCAGGCCTTGGCTTGTCTATCAGCCAAAACATCATCGAAGCTCACGAAGGCACTATCTTCGCCTCCAAAAGTGACCTCGGCGGCCTAGCCGTCACTATTCGCATTCCACTATGTCAGCAGTAA
- a CDS encoding tetratricopeptide repeat protein, which produces MEQAIASVFAKTSTVQLISSTLSLFIKVLLVVGCIYSISIVQAQGQPISTSDIEAQLNDITSSSKKAEWQVKEIIKTATGDDLVRAQLKLVSIYRKSGQQAKSEQLLNELVTALPTYHDELKIKVLISAAFFERRKNNYAKAADIIVNQALPIALPEAIELGRLYQLAGVFLRLQMKLKEAKEYHLIALEIFQQNEDYNSEAQIFSQLGVLYESEGDLVLAAEYQIKAMRYFERTNDIEELAGNYFNLGELYYRAHDYTKSLSFYLKALDYDKQLNSIQDMGFDYHRIGSIYLETNDFDKAIDYTYKAIAIFTSESANQLLSRSHLQMAKIYNKLNDNIQRFKHLTIAVDTAQLAPTDHQLRQVWHDLGAYYLENFDYPRAKQYLEKSLVISNKLGLLDHQLSDNELLSNIHHELGEYDDAHQHLESAFKIKLQLHSEQRIREIEKHKRDIDLLEEQIKVAKLQEENKAVEAEAEVHKTISQGVIFIALVLLFFVYGSDLLFLSTP; this is translated from the coding sequence ATGGAGCAGGCTATCGCTTCTGTCTTCGCTAAAACAAGCACAGTCCAACTCATCAGCAGCACTTTAAGTTTATTCATTAAAGTGCTGCTGGTTGTTGGCTGTATTTACAGTATCAGTATTGTGCAAGCACAAGGTCAGCCTATCTCCACCTCTGATATCGAAGCTCAACTAAATGACATTACGTCATCATCTAAAAAGGCAGAGTGGCAAGTTAAAGAAATCATCAAAACCGCGACAGGCGATGATCTTGTGCGCGCTCAATTAAAATTGGTCTCTATTTATCGTAAAAGCGGCCAACAAGCCAAATCGGAACAGTTACTAAATGAGTTAGTTACAGCGCTTCCCACTTATCACGATGAACTTAAAATCAAAGTACTGATCAGCGCAGCATTTTTTGAAAGGCGCAAAAATAACTATGCCAAAGCCGCTGATATCATCGTCAATCAGGCCTTGCCTATCGCGTTACCTGAGGCCATAGAACTAGGGCGTTTATATCAACTCGCTGGCGTATTTCTTCGATTGCAAATGAAACTTAAAGAAGCGAAAGAATACCACTTAATTGCACTAGAGATTTTTCAGCAAAACGAAGACTACAACAGTGAAGCCCAGATATTCAGCCAACTAGGCGTGTTGTACGAATCAGAAGGTGATTTAGTGTTAGCCGCAGAATATCAAATTAAAGCCATGCGCTATTTTGAAAGAACAAACGACATTGAAGAACTCGCTGGCAACTATTTTAACCTAGGTGAATTATATTACCGCGCTCACGACTACACCAAGTCACTGAGCTTTTACCTCAAAGCGCTGGATTACGATAAACAACTTAATAGCATTCAAGATATGGGATTTGATTACCACCGAATCGGCAGCATCTATCTTGAAACCAATGACTTTGATAAAGCAATTGACTACACCTATAAAGCCATCGCTATTTTTACAAGCGAGTCTGCCAATCAATTGCTGTCTCGCTCTCACCTGCAAATGGCTAAAATCTACAACAAACTTAACGACAATATTCAACGATTTAAACATTTAACCATAGCGGTAGATACAGCCCAACTGGCGCCAACAGATCATCAATTAAGGCAGGTCTGGCATGACTTAGGCGCTTATTATTTAGAAAACTTTGATTACCCTAGAGCAAAACAATATCTAGAAAAATCACTCGTTATCTCAAATAAACTTGGCCTGCTAGATCATCAACTCAGTGACAATGAATTACTCAGTAATATTCACCACGAACTAGGTGAATACGATGATGCCCACCAGCATCTAGAGTCAGCGTTTAAGATAAAACTCCAGCTTCATTCGGAGCAAAGAATTAGAGAAATCGAGAAACATAAGCGTGATATTGACCTGCTCGAAGAACAGATTAAAGTCGCTAAATTACAGGAAGAAAATAAAGCGGTTGAAGCGGAAGCTGAGGTCCATAAAACCATCTCTCAAGGCGTGATATTTATCGCCTTAGTGTTGCTTTTTTTTGTTTACGGTTCTGATTTACTTTTTCTATCAACGCCGTAA
- a CDS encoding response regulator, with protein MNETQEKHKILIVEDDLDIAESLALFYHHHNLETLHIDDGANVIQAVSTYQPDLIVLDIMLPNKTGIECCEEIRQFSNVPIIMLTAKVNQSDKNIGLSTGADDYLCKPFDTMELILRSKSLLARTHGTVSFSKLTVDPEKGKVVYQDKKVELSTLEASLFSLLYNKPDRIYSRDEILDLAYPQYRHITDRTIDSHVKKIRNKFKEAGITENPIESVYGAGYRFCLR; from the coding sequence ATGAACGAAACACAAGAAAAACATAAAATTTTAATTGTTGAAGATGATCTTGATATTGCCGAAAGCTTGGCATTATTTTATCACCACCATAACTTAGAAACGCTTCATATTGATGATGGTGCTAATGTGATTCAAGCGGTTTCAACATACCAACCTGACCTTATCGTCTTAGATATCATGCTACCCAATAAAACAGGGATAGAATGCTGTGAAGAAATAAGGCAATTTAGCAATGTACCCATCATCATGCTCACCGCCAAGGTCAATCAATCTGATAAAAATATTGGCCTTAGCACGGGTGCTGATGACTATCTGTGCAAACCTTTTGACACGATGGAACTTATCCTCCGCTCAAAATCACTGTTAGCCCGCACTCACGGAACGGTTAGCTTTTCAAAGCTCACCGTCGACCCAGAAAAAGGCAAAGTGGTTTATCAAGACAAAAAGGTCGAGCTATCTACTCTTGAGGCAAGCTTATTTTCACTGCTGTATAACAAACCTGACAGGATCTATTCACGCGATGAAATATTAGATCTGGCCTACCCTCAATATCGTCATATCACTGATAGAACGATCGACAGTCACGTAAAAAAAATTCGCAATAAGTTTAAAGAGGCTGGCATTACTGAAAACCCTATAGAGTCGGTTTATGGAGCAGGCTATCGCTTCTGTCTTCGCTAA